The following are encoded together in the Neomonachus schauinslandi chromosome X, ASM220157v2, whole genome shotgun sequence genome:
- the PRR32 gene encoding proline-rich protein 32: MACIENVLGGHASSPSGVAADECGMREPRPDDVSLQCPSSMPKDDAEPWGHHRFLQRPPLSVLTDLAREQLERPSETAGACIPVDSSRAHQHRYGPPPAVTEESLATAEVNSSGGLAGWRLRGQDSINVSQEFSGSPPALMIGGARVSSGGTERGGYNARLYMALPRGQGFFPSRAPQVRGPPHIPTVRSGVMMELPPGNTRMAGKERLAHVSFPPGGPQHPVENWPRPPALSSGTPGLPSCPTAHCFVPPRPPSFSPFLAMPIAFAPPPIFGPPLPSYFASFPSWGMPAPAPSNRENN; encoded by the coding sequence CCTTGGTGGGCACGCCTCTTCGCCCAGTGGAGTAGCTGCAGATGAGTGTGGGATGCGGGAGCCGCGCCCCGACGACGTGTCCCTCCAGTGTCCTAGTTCCATGCCAAAAGATGATGCGGAGCCTTGGGGCCACCATCGCTTCCTGCAGAGACCTCCCCTCAGTGTGCTGACTGACCTGGCGAGAGAGCAGCTGGAGCGCCCCTCTGAGACAGCAGGAGCCTGCATTCCTGTCGACAGTTCAAGAGCTCACCAACACCGCTATGGGCCACCACCTGCTGTTACGGAAGAGTCCCTAGCAACAGCAGAAGTAAATAGCTCTGGGGGGCTGGCAGGCTGGAGGCTTAGGGGACAGGATTCCATTAATGTGTCCCAGGAATTCTCTGGCAGCCCTCCCGCACTGATGATAGGGGGGGCAAGGGTCAGCAGTGGGGGCACCGAGAGAGGTGGCTATAATGCAAGGTTATACATGGCTTTGCCACGAGGTCAGGGGTTCTTTCCATCCAGGGCTCCACAAGTAAGAGGCCCCCCACATATCCCCACGGTTAGATCAGGGGTAATGATGGAGCTGCCTCCAGGAAATACAAGAATGGCCGGCAAGGAAAGGCTGGCTCATGTTTCTTTCCCACCCGGAGGCCCCCAGCACCCCGTGGAGAATTGGCCGAGGCCTCCCGCCTTGTCTTCCGGTACTCCCGGTTTACCTTCTTGTCCTACTGCTCATTGCTTTGTACCTCCTCGACCTCCGAGTTTCAGTCCATTTCTTGCTATGCCTATTGCTTTTGCTCCACCCCCAATATTTGGTCCTCCACTGCCTTCTTATTTTGCCAGTTTTCCTTCCTGGGGCATGCCGGCTCCTGCGCCTTCAAACAGGGAGAACAACTGA